In Clostridium sporogenes, one genomic interval encodes:
- a CDS encoding YibE/F family protein: MNFTDMLKRNIKKLTKSDIKVIVLTIIVIVGMLMPSSYIRKEAIHGKIIEVENNEGEKRQLSRSKVKVKILNGKYKDKVIDMDNLVSDKTYHETYAKKGNEVLINIEEDNKDNIKKAYIYEVVRYKYLKGIIILFLVLLSLLGGMQGIRSVLALLITTYSVLKILIPLIMSGFNPILVSIIICIGVSILNLLIISGKNKKSLAAIIGTLGGVMVAGIIALISSNILQVIGLTDEEAQMLIYITGNPKFNFRGLLFSGILMGALGAVMDISMSIASSMKEVKINNPEISKKQLVKAGFNVGRDIMGTMANTLILAYAGGAMYTLLLISSYKLPFERMLNQDVMAAEIIQALCGSIGLIFTIPITTLAVSLIGIDKE; this comes from the coding sequence ATGAATTTTACAGACATGTTAAAAAGGAACATAAAAAAATTAACCAAGTCTGATATTAAAGTAATAGTCTTAACTATTATAGTTATAGTTGGTATGTTAATGCCTAGTTCTTATATAAGAAAAGAAGCTATACATGGAAAGATTATAGAAGTAGAAAATAATGAAGGAGAAAAAAGGCAACTTTCGAGAAGTAAAGTAAAGGTGAAAATTTTAAATGGCAAATATAAAGATAAAGTAATAGATATGGATAATTTAGTTAGTGATAAAACTTATCATGAAACCTATGCAAAAAAGGGAAATGAGGTACTAATAAATATAGAAGAGGATAATAAAGATAACATAAAAAAAGCATATATATATGAAGTTGTAAGGTACAAATATTTGAAAGGAATAATTATATTATTTTTAGTTTTACTAAGTCTTTTAGGAGGAATGCAGGGAATACGTTCAGTTTTAGCGTTACTTATAACTACCTATTCAGTTCTTAAAATACTTATACCATTAATAATGTCAGGATTTAATCCAATATTAGTTTCTATAATTATATGTATAGGAGTTAGTATCTTAAATTTACTCATAATAAGCGGCAAAAATAAAAAAAGTTTAGCAGCTATTATAGGAACCTTAGGCGGAGTCATGGTGGCAGGAATTATAGCTCTTATAAGCAGCAATATACTTCAAGTAATAGGTCTTACGGATGAAGAAGCCCAAATGCTTATATATATAACTGGAAATCCAAAATTTAATTTTAGAGGATTATTGTTTTCAGGAATACTTATGGGAGCATTAGGTGCAGTAATGGATATAAGTATGTCTATAGCATCATCTATGAAAGAAGTAAAAATAAATAATCCAGAAATAAGTAAAAAGCAACTTGTAAAAGCAGGATTTAATGTAGGGAGAGATATAATGGGAACTATGGCTAATACTCTTATTTTAGCCTATGCAGGAGGAGCTATGTATACTTTGTTACTTATATCTTCCTATAAATTACCCTTTGAAAGAATGCTAAATCAAGATGTAATGGCAGCAGAAATAATACAAGCTCTATGTGGTAGTATAGGATTAATATTTACAATACCTATAACTACATTAGCTGTAAGTTTAATAGGGATAGATAAAGAATAA
- a CDS encoding phage holin family protein produces MDERKRENDSNNMSSGIMGYIIRLIVSMVVLSVTAFFTPGFTIHGFWAVLLAAVIISAIDYLVEKFMGVDASPFGRGLKGFVISAIIIYLTQFLVPTMRVSIIGAIIAALVIGVIDAILPGRVM; encoded by the coding sequence ATGGATGAAAGAAAAAGAGAAAATGATTCAAATAACATGTCAAGTGGAATAATGGGATACATTATAAGATTAATAGTATCTATGGTTGTTTTAAGTGTAACTGCGTTTTTTACTCCTGGGTTTACTATACATGGATTTTGGGCAGTTCTATTGGCTGCTGTAATCATAAGTGCTATAGATTATTTAGTAGAAAAATTTATGGGAGTAGACGCCTCTCCTTTTGGTAGAGGACTAAAAGGATTTGTTATATCAGCCATAATAATATATTTAACTCAATTTTTAGTACCAACCATGAGAGTTTCTATAATAGGTGCTATAATTGCAGCTTTAGTCATTGGTGTTATAGATGCTATACTGCCAGGAAGAGTTATGTAA
- a CDS encoding prepilin peptidase, producing MNIIVLILGIIIGSFLNVCIYRIPKGESIIYPPSYCEKCGVNIQLYDLIPVISYMILRGKCRFCKSKISLRDPLIELITGILFLSMYYLCGLNLNFIKYIIFVSFIIIIGLIDLDTTDVYSKTTISAMIIGVICILIEKFYFGYGIKTYIYAVLLCIVAIGTIIFTTKGMGSGDLDIYIVVSLFLGFKITAMTIFFSFVFGTLIGILLIVSKRKSRKDYIPFGPFIAMASIFSILFGDKVFLLYISFITSCF from the coding sequence ATGAATATAATAGTTTTAATTTTAGGCATAATTATAGGAAGTTTTTTAAATGTATGTATCTATAGGATACCTAAAGGAGAATCTATAATTTATCCACCTTCTTATTGTGAAAAATGTGGTGTAAATATACAGCTATATGATTTAATTCCAGTAATAAGTTATATGATTTTAAGAGGAAAATGTAGATTTTGTAAAAGTAAAATATCTTTAAGAGATCCTTTAATAGAGTTAATAACAGGTATATTATTTTTAAGCATGTATTATTTATGTGGGTTAAATTTGAATTTTATAAAATACATTATATTTGTTTCTTTTATAATTATTATTGGGCTTATTGATTTAGATACTACAGATGTATATAGTAAAACTACTATTAGTGCTATGATAATTGGAGTAATTTGCATATTAATAGAAAAATTTTATTTTGGATATGGTATAAAAACATATATATATGCAGTATTATTGTGTATTGTCGCTATAGGAACTATAATTTTCACAACTAAAGGAATGGGAAGTGGAGATTTAGATATTTATATAGTAGTTTCTTTATTTTTAGGATTTAAAATTACTGCTATGACTATATTTTTTTCTTTTGTTTTTGGGACTTTAATAGGAATTTTACTTATAGTTTCAAAGAGAAAGAGTAGAAAAGATTATATACCTTTTGGGCCTTTTATAGCTATGGCTTCTATATTTTCAATATTATTTGGAGATAAAGTATTTTTATTATATATATCTTTTATAACAAGCTGTTTTTAA
- a CDS encoding pyridoxamine 5'-phosphate oxidase family protein: MFKEMRRKEKKLNKEESISLLKKANYGTLSVCLNDGYAYGVPLNFAYNNGAIYFHCAKEGQKLEAINGNNKVSFSIVDNVELLPSKFDTNYESVMIFGKAYEVFEDEKKKALLALITKYSKDYFKEGTDYIERAQDKIKIIKIEIEHIAGKGQR, translated from the coding sequence ATGTTTAAAGAAATGAGAAGAAAAGAAAAAAAACTAAATAAGGAAGAAAGTATTTCCTTATTAAAAAAGGCTAATTATGGAACTCTTTCAGTATGTCTTAATGATGGATATGCTTATGGTGTACCACTAAATTTTGCTTACAATAATGGAGCTATTTACTTTCATTGTGCAAAAGAAGGCCAAAAACTTGAAGCAATAAATGGGAACAATAAAGTTTCATTTTCTATTGTAGATAATGTAGAATTACTTCCTTCAAAATTTGATACAAATTATGAAAGTGTAATGATATTCGGTAAAGCTTATGAAGTATTTGAAGATGAAAAGAAAAAAGCTTTACTAGCTCTTATAACTAAATATTCAAAGGATTATTTTAAAGAAGGTACAGATTATATAGAAAGGGCTCAAGATAAAATTAAAATTATAAAGATTGAAATAGAACATATTGCCGGTAAAGGCCAAAGATAA
- a CDS encoding TrkH family potassium uptake protein, giving the protein MNYPIVFKVLGDVIKYEALVMIFPLIASLYYGGKDANSFIITIAIMLCTAVIMSNIRPKNKTFYAKEGFLSVSVCWIIISLFGALPFYISGAIPSFVDCIFETVSGFTTTGATILTEVESLPRGILFWRSFTHWIGGMGILIFTLALMPSIGGTTIHLLKAESPGPTPGKIVPRIKETAKIMYLIYFAMTILQISLLLIAGMGPYDALIHAFGTAGTGGFSNMNSSVGAYNNVYIEVIITVFMLLFGVNFNVYFQLIAGNIKQAFKNEEVKYYIGMVLIAMTIIAFNIKGMYGGSLKEGFRQSSFQVASIVTTTGYATTNFDLWPTLSKSILALLMLTGCCAGSTGGGIKTVRIVLLFKAMKREISKIIHPRMVNSVKLDGKVVEDETISQVGLFVFAYVSIIVIAVLLVSIDGMDMETTLSSVLATIGNIGPGFKVVGPIGNFSSYSPFSKIVFSFCMLAGRLEIYPMLVMLRPPRMRKI; this is encoded by the coding sequence ATGAACTACCCAATAGTGTTTAAAGTATTAGGAGATGTAATAAAATATGAAGCTTTAGTTATGATATTTCCTCTTATAGCGTCCTTATATTATGGTGGCAAAGATGCTAATAGTTTTATAATAACTATTGCAATAATGCTGTGTACTGCAGTTATAATGTCAAATATTAGACCTAAAAATAAAACTTTTTATGCTAAAGAAGGTTTTTTATCTGTTTCTGTTTGTTGGATAATTATATCTTTATTTGGAGCATTACCATTTTATATAAGTGGAGCGATACCTTCCTTTGTAGATTGTATATTTGAAACAGTGTCAGGCTTTACAACTACAGGAGCTACTATTTTAACAGAAGTGGAATCTTTACCTAGGGGAATATTGTTTTGGAGAAGTTTTACACATTGGATAGGTGGTATGGGAATATTAATATTTACATTAGCATTAATGCCTTCTATAGGTGGTACTACAATTCATCTTTTAAAGGCAGAAAGTCCAGGGCCTACTCCAGGGAAAATTGTTCCAAGGATAAAAGAAACAGCTAAAATAATGTATTTAATATATTTTGCTATGACTATATTACAAATAAGTTTACTTTTAATTGCAGGGATGGGACCTTATGATGCATTAATACATGCCTTTGGTACAGCTGGTACTGGAGGATTTTCCAATATGAATAGTAGTGTAGGAGCATATAATAATGTATATATAGAAGTTATAATAACAGTGTTTATGTTATTGTTCGGTGTTAATTTTAATGTATATTTTCAACTAATAGCAGGAAATATTAAACAAGCTTTTAAAAATGAAGAAGTGAAATATTATATAGGTATGGTATTGATCGCTATGACAATAATAGCTTTTAATATTAAAGGAATGTATGGGGGATCTTTAAAGGAAGGTTTTAGGCAATCATCTTTCCAAGTAGCCTCTATTGTAACTACTACAGGTTATGCTACTACTAATTTTGATTTGTGGCCAACCCTTAGTAAATCAATATTAGCTTTATTAATGCTTACAGGATGTTGTGCAGGTTCTACCGGTGGGGGAATTAAAACTGTTCGTATAGTACTTTTGTTTAAAGCTATGAAAAGAGAAATAAGTAAAATTATTCATCCTAGAATGGTTAATTCAGTAAAACTAGATGGTAAGGTTGTAGAGGATGAAACCATATCGCAGGTTGGATTATTTGTATTTGCCTACGTTAGTATAATTGTAATAGCAGTACTTTTAGTATCTATAGATGGTATGGATATGGAGACTACACTTTCTTCTGTGCTTGCAACTATAGGTAATATAGGACCTGGTTTTAAGGTGGTAGGACCTATAGGCAATTTTAGCAGCTATTCACCTTTTAGTAAAATAGTATTTTCATTCTGTATGTTAGCAGGAAGATTAGAAATATACCCAATGCTAGTAATGCTAAGACCTCCAAGAATGAGAAAAATATAA
- the trkA gene encoding Trk system potassium transporter TrkA, whose protein sequence is MHIIIVGNGKVGYTLAKHLSQENNDVIVIDKNVEALQKAMDNLDVMCIKGNGTRVNVLKEAEVSRADVVIAVTNSDERNMLCCLAAKRFGAKHTIARIRDPEYAEELTMLKMELEIDMIINPEKEAALEIAQLIKFPTVSSVENFAQGKVDLVSFRLGKEDFIAGKSISDIDLKKCSVLFCAVERDDRVFMPTGDFILKSNDKVYVIGDHENITLFLKYLGKHQNKIKSVMVIGGGRITHYLTKLINKVGANIKIVEKNYIKCKDLNETLPEAIIINGDGTEQELLESENLEDVDAFIALTDRDEENIVASLFALNANIHNVITKITKVNYNYIVKNIGVESVISPKTLTANKIITYVRGLKNKKGSFIENLYKIVGERAEAVEFAANSTTKCLNVALKDIKIKKGVLIAAIVRNKDIIIPNGEDSIKDGDNVIIVTEENNIMDINNILEGGNLI, encoded by the coding sequence ATGCATATTATAATTGTAGGAAATGGAAAGGTAGGTTACACTTTAGCAAAGCACTTATCTCAAGAAAATAATGATGTAATTGTTATTGATAAAAATGTTGAAGCACTTCAGAAGGCTATGGATAATCTTGATGTAATGTGTATTAAAGGTAATGGTACAAGAGTAAATGTGCTTAAGGAGGCCGAAGTTAGTAGAGCAGATGTAGTAATTGCAGTTACTAATAGTGATGAAAGAAATATGCTTTGTTGTTTAGCAGCTAAGAGATTTGGAGCAAAACATACCATAGCAAGAATTAGAGACCCAGAATATGCAGAGGAGCTTACAATGCTAAAAATGGAGCTAGAAATTGATATGATTATTAATCCAGAAAAGGAAGCAGCTCTTGAAATTGCACAACTTATAAAATTCCCAACGGTATCTAGTGTAGAAAATTTTGCTCAGGGCAAAGTAGATTTAGTTAGTTTTAGATTAGGGAAAGAAGATTTTATAGCAGGAAAATCTATTTCTGATATTGATTTAAAGAAATGCTCTGTATTATTTTGTGCTGTTGAAAGAGATGACAGAGTATTTATGCCTACAGGTGATTTTATACTTAAAAGTAATGACAAGGTATATGTTATAGGAGATCACGAGAATATAACATTGTTTTTGAAATATTTAGGTAAGCATCAAAATAAAATTAAAAGTGTAATGGTAATAGGAGGAGGAAGAATAACACATTATCTTACTAAATTAATTAATAAAGTTGGTGCTAATATAAAAATAGTGGAAAAAAATTATATTAAATGTAAAGATTTGAATGAAACATTGCCAGAAGCCATTATTATAAATGGAGATGGTACAGAACAAGAACTTTTAGAGTCAGAAAATTTAGAAGATGTGGATGCTTTTATAGCTCTAACAGATCGTGATGAAGAAAATATTGTAGCATCCCTATTTGCATTAAATGCTAATATACATAATGTTATAACGAAGATAACAAAAGTAAATTATAATTATATAGTTAAAAATATCGGGGTTGAAAGTGTCATAAGTCCTAAAACTTTAACAGCCAATAAAATAATTACATATGTAAGAGGATTGAAGAATAAAAAAGGAAGTTTTATTGAAAACTTATATAAAATAGTGGGAGAACGGGCAGAAGCAGTAGAATTTGCAGCTAATAGTACTACAAAATGTTTAAATGTAGCTTTAAAAGACATAAAGATAAAAAAAGGAGTATTAATTGCCGCTATAGTTAGAAATAAAGATATAATAATTCCTAATGGCGAGGATTCCATAAAAGATGGTGATAATGTCATTATAGTAACGGAAGAAAATAATATAATGGATATTAATAATATACTAGAGGGAGGAAACTTAATATGA
- a CDS encoding ABC transporter ATP-binding protein: MEILKTMGLKKYYGSGENVVKAVNNINFSVEEGEFVAIVGTSGSGKSTLLHLLGGLDSPTEGEVIIDKKSIYKMDKDSLAIFRRRKIGFIFQQFNLVPVLNAYENIVLPVRLDNDNVDKEYVDEIISLLNLEKRRYHSPNALSGGQQQRVAIARALATKPSIILADEPTGNLDSKTGEEVLGLLKKSIKKYNQTLLMITHDENIALAADRVIRIEDGRIVK; the protein is encoded by the coding sequence ATGGAAATATTAAAGACTATGGGATTAAAAAAATATTATGGTAGCGGTGAAAATGTAGTAAAAGCAGTAAATAATATTAATTTCTCTGTAGAAGAAGGAGAATTTGTAGCCATAGTAGGAACTTCAGGTTCTGGAAAAAGCACCCTTTTACATCTGTTAGGTGGTCTTGATAGTCCTACAGAGGGAGAAGTTATTATAGACAAAAAAAGTATTTATAAAATGGATAAGGACAGTTTAGCTATATTTAGAAGGAGAAAAATAGGATTTATTTTTCAACAGTTTAATTTAGTACCGGTTTTAAATGCTTATGAGAATATAGTATTACCTGTAAGATTGGACAATGATAATGTAGATAAAGAATATGTAGATGAAATAATATCATTACTTAACTTAGAAAAAAGAAGATATCATTCACCTAATGCTCTATCAGGAGGTCAGCAACAGAGGGTAGCTATAGCTAGAGCCCTTGCTACTAAACCATCAATTATTCTTGCAGATGAACCTACTGGAAATTTAGATTCTAAAACAGGAGAAGAGGTATTAGGTTTACTAAAAAAATCTATAAAAAAATATAATCAAACCCTCCTTATGATAACCCATGATGAAAACATTGCTTTAGCAGCAGATAGAGTAATCCGTATAGAAGATGGAAGGATTGTAAAATAA
- a CDS encoding HIT family protein has protein sequence MKNTMENCNFCKIINKEKKGNIVYENDLVCCFLAEEPINEGHMLIAPKKHYLDLDQMDDETAIEIMRVSKIMVKVLKDTYKSDGYSIMQNGGNFNNVGHYHMHLFPRYKGDSFSWSYGEEDSSTLEVVSKKIQQQLKDYLIK, from the coding sequence ATGAAAAACACTATGGAAAATTGTAATTTTTGCAAGATAATAAACAAGGAGAAAAAAGGTAATATAGTATATGAAAATGATTTAGTTTGCTGTTTTTTAGCAGAGGAACCTATTAATGAAGGACATATGCTAATAGCGCCTAAAAAACACTATTTAGATTTAGATCAGATGGATGATGAAACAGCTATAGAAATAATGAGAGTATCTAAAATTATGGTAAAGGTACTGAAAGATACATATAAATCAGATGGATATAGTATAATGCAAAATGGTGGAAACTTTAATAATGTTGGTCATTATCATATGCATTTGTTTCCAAGATATAAAGGAGACAGTTTTAGTTGGAGCTATGGAGAAGAGGATAGTAGCACCCTTGAAGTTGTAAGTAAAAAAATACAACAACAATTAAAAGATTATTTAATAAAATAA
- a CDS encoding ABC transporter permease, with the protein MKVINELSKEYAKKSKLKRRITVLTIALATCLLTSIGIFAYSMHCMFIDEAVEFTNLAYGSFTSVSKDQVGILKNHSKLKNVGEIINAGDVKKDNNYINISYQDKEALELNNIKLIKGKTPFKYNEIALDKWFMDSQKLNIGDKFKLSGKEEFKISGVILGNKHNKANKSVEALISKVYAEDKYYRNRLVIFITEKDYKINETITSISKSLNIKDKNIKINNSLVNLKEGSLSENIPYIIITIIIVISSIVVIYNIFYISIIERIQTMGLLSCIGFTRKQIKKMIMKEGSIFAMIGIPLGIVLGYALSYLVIPMIQLNNPINIKSSIYTVPVVSIIIFITVYISTLKPARYASKISPIELVRYSEGNSKVFKVKKRESNKNILSDLAFANLWRNKKRTLLTIISITLSGMLFIIISTIFSSMNVKSATEQQIKNDFEITPKLSSDLYCEKENLSKDSIKKLNFLKNASFISNIKYITGEIKEKDCQFDVYGYDEAYISKIKKNLLQGKIDANKLKNENLLILQKSDRYDYNRGLKLGDIVELIVYESVITDKEGRKIYEGKKTIYKFKIAAIVSSRDLDMGWVMGPQFIIHKDNLTGIFKDVNVSAVAINSKYGKEEELNKDIKNIISKDTKVELKSFKEVYSKTKKEKQNIELIGYSIVITIATIGILNFINTIITGIISRKKEFGMLKAIGTTDNQLKSLLLKEGFYYLGIACILAGILGNLLGYFLFTLFKKVASYAIYHFPIIQTISMVFIVFIIEYIVVNISINSITKKSIVDEIRCD; encoded by the coding sequence ATGAAAGTTATAAATGAGTTATCAAAAGAGTATGCTAAAAAATCAAAGCTTAAAAGGAGAATTACTGTTTTAACCATAGCCCTAGCTACTTGCCTTTTAACAAGTATAGGTATTTTTGCCTATAGTATGCATTGTATGTTTATAGATGAAGCAGTAGAATTTACGAATTTGGCTTATGGGTCATTTACTTCGGTTTCAAAGGATCAAGTAGGAATATTAAAAAATCATTCTAAATTAAAAAATGTAGGAGAAATTATAAATGCAGGTGATGTTAAAAAGGATAATAATTATATTAATATTTCCTACCAAGATAAAGAAGCCTTGGAACTTAATAATATAAAACTTATTAAGGGAAAAACGCCCTTTAAATATAATGAGATAGCTTTAGACAAGTGGTTTATGGATTCACAGAAGCTTAATATAGGAGATAAATTTAAACTTTCAGGTAAAGAAGAATTTAAAATATCTGGGGTTATATTAGGAAATAAGCATAATAAGGCTAATAAATCAGTAGAAGCTTTAATATCCAAAGTTTACGCAGAAGATAAATATTATAGAAATAGATTGGTAATATTTATCACAGAAAAGGATTATAAAATAAATGAGACTATAACAAGTATATCTAAAAGTTTAAATATAAAGGATAAAAATATAAAAATTAATAATAGCCTTGTAAATTTAAAGGAAGGTAGTTTAAGTGAAAATATTCCTTATATAATAATAACAATAATAATTGTTATTTCATCTATTGTGGTTATATATAATATATTTTATATATCAATAATAGAAAGAATTCAAACTATGGGATTGCTTTCCTGTATAGGGTTTACGAGAAAACAGATTAAGAAAATGATCATGAAAGAAGGTTCAATTTTTGCTATGATTGGTATACCTTTGGGAATAGTTTTAGGATATGCATTATCTTATTTAGTTATCCCAATGATCCAATTAAATAATCCGATTAATATTAAATCATCTATATATACTGTTCCAGTGGTTTCAATTATAATTTTTATTACAGTTTATATTTCTACGTTAAAGCCAGCAAGATATGCATCTAAGATATCACCTATAGAATTAGTTAGATACAGTGAAGGAAATAGCAAAGTCTTTAAAGTAAAAAAAAGAGAAAGTAATAAAAATATACTATCAGATTTAGCTTTTGCAAATTTATGGAGAAACAAAAAGAGAACCTTGCTTACCATAATATCTATAACTTTAAGTGGAATGCTATTTATAATTATATCAACAATATTTTCTAGTATGAATGTTAAGAGTGCCACGGAGCAACAAATTAAAAATGATTTTGAGATAACACCTAAATTAAGTAGTGATTTATATTGTGAAAAAGAAAATTTGAGTAAAGATAGCATAAAAAAACTTAATTTTTTGAAGAATGCTTCCTTTATTTCCAATATTAAATATATTACAGGAGAGATAAAAGAAAAAGATTGTCAATTTGATGTCTATGGATATGATGAAGCTTATATAAGTAAAATTAAAAAAAACTTACTACAAGGGAAAATAGATGCCAATAAGCTTAAAAATGAAAATTTATTGATTTTGCAAAAGTCAGATAGATATGATTATAATAGAGGACTAAAGTTAGGGGATATAGTAGAATTAATAGTCTATGAATCAGTAATTACTGATAAAGAAGGTAGAAAAATTTATGAGGGTAAAAAAACTATTTATAAATTTAAAATAGCAGCTATAGTTTCATCTAGAGATTTGGATATGGGGTGGGTGATGGGCCCGCAATTTATAATTCATAAAGATAATTTAACAGGAATTTTTAAAGATGTAAATGTGTCAGCAGTAGCTATAAATTCTAAATATGGAAAAGAAGAAGAGCTTAATAAAGATATAAAAAATATTATATCTAAAGACACTAAAGTAGAATTAAAATCTTTTAAGGAAGTATATAGTAAAACCAAAAAGGAAAAGCAGAATATAGAGCTTATTGGTTATTCTATAGTTATAACTATCGCTACTATAGGTATATTAAATTTTATAAATACTATAATTACAGGAATTATAAGCAGAAAAAAGGAATTTGGAATGTTAAAAGCTATAGGAACTACGGATAACCAGTTAAAGTCATTATTGTTAAAGGAAGGATTCTATTATTTAGGTATAGCTTGTATTTTAGCAGGCATTTTAGGAAATTTACTAGGATATTTTTTATTTACTTTATTTAAAAAAGTGGCTAGCTATGCAATATATCATTTTCCAATAATTCAAACTATAAGTATGGTATTCATAGTATTTATTATAGAATATATAGTGGTTAACATATCTATAAATTCTATAACAAAAAAGTCTATTGTAGATGAAATAAGATGTGATTAA
- a CDS encoding DegV family protein, whose amino-acid sequence MKEYIIMTDSCCDLSSEYIENNHIPYVPLTCNVEGKEYIDNFGQSLPYKEFYEAIIKGEIPKTSQPSPEAYYKVFKELIDKDKDILYVCVSSGLSGTYNSANIAKNMILDEFENARIEIVDVLTASLGQGIMVMKAMDMKKNGLTIDEVTNYLEENKLNLNSYMVVNDLIHLKRGGRISTAAALIGTVLNIKPILTLNDEGRVITVRKAKGRKVAIRKLTEIVIERIKNPEEEIIAISHGDSDLDAEKLKERILKEIKVKDVIINYVGPVVGTYGGPGSLNVFFMSDHRQNHIIDIN is encoded by the coding sequence ATGAAAGAATATATTATAATGACAGATTCTTGCTGTGATTTATCTAGTGAGTATATAGAAAATAATCATATTCCTTATGTCCCATTAACTTGTAATGTTGAAGGAAAAGAATATATAGATAATTTTGGACAAAGTCTTCCTTACAAAGAGTTTTATGAAGCTATAATAAAGGGAGAGATACCAAAAACGTCACAGCCAAGTCCAGAAGCTTATTACAAAGTATTTAAAGAGTTAATAGATAAAGATAAGGATATATTATATGTATGTGTTTCTTCAGGGTTGAGTGGAACGTACAATAGTGCTAATATAGCTAAAAATATGATTTTAGATGAATTTGAGAATGCCAGAATAGAAATAGTAGATGTATTAACTGCATCATTAGGACAAGGAATTATGGTAATGAAGGCTATGGATATGAAAAAAAATGGATTAACTATTGATGAAGTTACTAATTATTTAGAAGAAAATAAATTAAATTTAAATAGTTATATGGTTGTAAACGATCTTATTCATCTGAAAAGAGGAGGGAGAATTTCAACAGCTGCAGCTCTTATAGGGACAGTTCTTAATATAAAACCTATACTAACTTTAAATGATGAGGGCAGAGTTATAACTGTGCGTAAAGCTAAAGGTAGGAAGGTGGCTATAAGAAAATTGACAGAAATAGTTATAGAAAGAATAAAAAATCCAGAAGAAGAAATAATAGCTATTTCTCATGGAGATTCAGATTTGGATGCAGAGAAGTTGAAAGAACGTATATTAAAAGAGATAAAAGTTAAAGATGTAATAATAAACTATGTAGGTCCAGTAGTAGGAACCTATGGTGGGCCAGGATCTCTTAATGTATTTTTTATGAGTGATCATAGACAAAATCATATAATAGATATAAATTAA
- a CDS encoding DUF3021 family protein, producing MITAYIEYKTTYCYFIGYIIKQTIAHFIIFSFIYFPITIYGGWMPKGNIARIKYIVFYVMIYIIAWFILKACWKRKTIEINKNLELKHK from the coding sequence ATTATTACCGCTTATATAGAATATAAGACCACTTATTGCTATTTCATAGGATATATAATAAAGCAAACAATAGCTCATTTTATAATTTTTAGTTTTATATATTTCCCTATAACTATTTATGGAGGCTGGATGCCAAAGGGAAATATAGCAAGAATAAAGTATATTGTTTTTTATGTAATGATATATATAATAGCATGGTTTATTTTGAAAGCTTGCTGGAAGAGAAAAACTATAGAAATTAATAAAAATTTGGAACTAAAACATAAATAA